A single region of the Kineosporiaceae bacterium SCSIO 59966 genome encodes:
- a CDS encoding alpha/beta fold hydrolase, whose amino-acid sequence MRAVARGAAVGGGLAVATGAATSTVAAYFARRVVTPERHKPDDVRVLSVGPGTITLRADPDTTSPGRYGIWLDHGHGHARLGRVLARDDRAGTVTRVLEQVDYGRVTVGPARWNQYYFAGNPTTALRLAHEDVLVRSDAGELPTWYVPPSPQVAPREVWAVLVHGRGATREECLRALPLLHRLGVPALVPSYRNDPDGPSTHGGRLHLGDTEWLDVEAAVLHALDSGAREVVLFGWSMGGAIVLQHVSRSWTADRVRALVLDAPVIDWRSVLDHHARLNRLPRPVGRLGLAMLGHSSARRVVGVDGPVDLRRMDWVTRASELRLPVLVVHSEDDEFVPVGPSRVLAQLRPDLVTFVPFHGARHTKEWNVDPDRWEREVARFLLRHL is encoded by the coding sequence CTGCGCGCGGTGGCCCGCGGGGCCGCCGTCGGCGGCGGGCTGGCCGTCGCCACCGGCGCCGCGACGTCCACGGTGGCGGCCTACTTCGCCCGGCGGGTGGTGACCCCGGAGCGGCACAAGCCGGACGACGTCCGGGTGCTGTCCGTCGGTCCCGGGACGATCACCCTGCGCGCGGACCCGGACACCACCAGCCCCGGGCGGTACGGCATCTGGCTCGACCACGGCCACGGGCACGCCCGCCTCGGCCGGGTCCTGGCACGCGACGACCGGGCCGGCACGGTCACCCGGGTGCTCGAGCAGGTCGACTACGGCCGGGTCACCGTCGGCCCGGCCCGGTGGAACCAGTACTACTTCGCCGGCAACCCGACGACCGCACTGCGGCTGGCGCACGAGGACGTGCTGGTCCGCTCCGACGCCGGGGAGCTGCCGACGTGGTACGTCCCGCCGTCCCCGCAGGTCGCGCCCCGCGAGGTGTGGGCGGTCCTCGTCCACGGCCGGGGCGCGACCCGCGAGGAGTGCCTGCGCGCGCTGCCGCTGCTGCACCGGCTCGGGGTACCGGCGCTCGTCCCGAGCTACCGCAACGACCCCGACGGCCCGTCCACCCACGGCGGCCGGCTGCACCTGGGTGACACCGAGTGGCTCGACGTCGAGGCCGCGGTACTGCACGCCCTGGACTCCGGGGCCCGCGAGGTGGTCCTGTTCGGCTGGTCGATGGGCGGAGCGATCGTCCTGCAGCACGTCTCCCGGTCCTGGACCGCGGACCGGGTCCGTGCACTGGTGCTCGACGCACCGGTGATCGACTGGCGGTCCGTGCTGGACCACCACGCCCGGCTCAACCGGTTGCCCCGCCCGGTGGGCCGCCTCGGACTGGCCATGCTCGGGCACTCCTCGGCGCGCCGGGTCGTCGGCGTCGACGGTCCGGTCGACCTGCGCCGGATGGACTGGGTGACCCGCGCCTCGGAGCTGCGGCTGCCGGTCCTCGTCGTCCACTCCGAGGACGACGAGTTCGTGCCGGTCGGCCCGTCCCGGGTGCTGGCCCAGCTGCGACCCGATCTCGTGACGTTCGTGCCGTTCCACGGCGCCCGGCACACCAAGGAGTGGAACGTCGACCCGGACCGCTGGGAGCGTGAGGTCGCCCGCTTTCTCCTGCGGCACCTGTGA
- a CDS encoding LmeA family phospholipid-binding protein — protein sequence MSTGRRVLVGVGVLLLAVVVAAGVLFWSVSRPADDAASDAGPADDAGSPAAAPAPPPPPGAPEDLAAGDLWLDEMTLRSSDVLAADGRLRDLSLEADDVLLGSGGVRAGVVVADAVVPFEVVADQVGPGTAVSAAASGEVRVERTVTLLGRQVDVVATGTVRAEDGEVVVVPTAVDVGGPDWLADLLGELAAAATTIRQPVQGLPEELVLQTVEVTDGGFAVHLTGEDVPLGR from the coding sequence GTGAGCACCGGACGACGCGTGCTGGTCGGCGTCGGCGTGCTGCTGCTGGCCGTCGTCGTCGCCGCCGGGGTGCTGTTCTGGTCGGTCAGCCGGCCCGCGGACGACGCGGCCTCCGACGCGGGCCCCGCGGACGACGCGGGCTCCCCGGCCGCCGCCCCGGCTCCCCCGCCCCCGCCGGGGGCGCCGGAGGACCTGGCCGCCGGCGACCTGTGGCTCGACGAGATGACCCTGCGCTCCTCGGACGTGCTGGCCGCGGACGGCAGGCTCCGCGACCTGTCGCTGGAGGCGGACGACGTCCTGCTCGGGTCCGGCGGGGTGCGCGCCGGGGTGGTGGTCGCGGACGCGGTCGTCCCGTTCGAGGTCGTGGCCGACCAGGTCGGACCGGGGACGGCGGTGTCCGCCGCAGCATCCGGCGAGGTGCGCGTCGAGCGGACGGTGACCCTGCTCGGGCGCCAGGTCGACGTCGTCGCCACCGGCACGGTGCGCGCCGAGGACGGTGAGGTGGTCGTCGTCCCGACGGCCGTGGACGTCGGTGGGCCGGACTGGCTCGCCGACCTGCTCGGGGAGCTGGCGGCAGCGGCGACGACCATCCGGCAACCGGTCCAGGGCCTGCCGGAGGAGCTCGTCCTGCAGACGGTGGAGGTCACCGACGGAGGGTTCGCCGTCCACCTGACCGGCGAGGACGTGCCGCTCGGCCGGTGA
- a CDS encoding pyrimidine reductase family protein gives MVATLDGAAHGPDGVTRSINDPADVRVFVLLRSLADVVLVGAGTVRAEGYSLPRHRPDLAARRSAAGMPPTPRLAVVTRSGDVPGHLLEGDRPALVITCRATGEERLAQLAERAGEAAVLVAGDERVDLRRALDALAERGLGRVLCEGGPTLLGQVAAAGALDELCLTLTARLLAGDAPRVLNGGAVDVPMQLAHLLAAGDTLLGRWVRREPDAAR, from the coding sequence ATGGTCGCCACCCTCGACGGCGCGGCCCACGGCCCGGACGGGGTGACCCGGTCCATCAACGACCCCGCCGACGTCCGGGTGTTCGTGCTGCTGCGCTCGCTCGCCGACGTCGTCCTCGTCGGCGCCGGCACGGTCCGCGCGGAGGGCTACTCGCTGCCGCGGCACCGTCCCGACCTGGCTGCCCGCCGGAGCGCGGCCGGCATGCCCCCGACCCCGCGGCTGGCGGTCGTCACCCGGAGCGGTGACGTGCCGGGGCACCTGCTCGAGGGGGACCGGCCTGCCCTGGTCATCACCTGCCGGGCCACCGGTGAGGAAAGGCTGGCTCAGCTGGCCGAGCGCGCCGGGGAGGCCGCAGTCCTGGTCGCCGGCGACGAGCGCGTCGACCTGCGACGGGCGCTGGACGCCCTGGCCGAGCGCGGTCTCGGCCGGGTGCTGTGCGAGGGCGGGCCGACGCTGCTCGGGCAGGTCGCCGCGGCCGGGGCCCTCGACGAGCTGTGCCTCACCCTCACGGCGCGGCTGCTGGCCGGGGACGCACCCCGGGTGCTCAACGGTGGGGCCGTCGACGTGCCGATGCAGCTGGCGCACCTGCTGGCCGCCGGTGACACGCTCCTGGGCCGGTGGGTCCGCCGCGAACCGGACGCGGCGCGGTGA
- a CDS encoding SufE family protein: protein MTATDDLPETLAGIVDDFTALPAADRLQLLLEFSRDLPDLPERYADHPELLEPVPECQSPIFLVTEVDGTGDDARVSLFFSAPQEAPTTRGFAGILHEGLDGLTAAEVLAVPNDVPQRLALAEAVSPLRLRGMVGMLARIKRQVTERAGLAGGRPV from the coding sequence ATGACGGCGACGGACGACCTGCCCGAGACGCTGGCCGGGATCGTCGACGACTTCACCGCTCTCCCCGCCGCCGACCGCCTCCAGCTGCTGCTGGAGTTCAGCCGTGACCTGCCGGACCTGCCCGAGCGCTACGCCGACCACCCGGAGCTGCTCGAACCGGTGCCGGAGTGCCAGTCGCCGATCTTCCTCGTCACCGAGGTCGACGGGACCGGGGACGACGCGCGGGTCAGCCTGTTCTTCTCCGCGCCGCAGGAGGCGCCGACCACCCGCGGGTTCGCCGGCATCCTGCACGAGGGGCTCGACGGGCTCACCGCCGCCGAGGTGCTGGCGGTGCCGAACGACGTCCCCCAGCGACTCGCTCTCGCCGAGGCGGTCAGCCCGCTGCGACTGCGCGGGATGGTCGGGATGCTCGCGCGGATCAAGCGCCAGGTCACCGAGCGGGCCGGTCTGGCGGGCGGACGCCCGGTGTGA
- a CDS encoding sulfurtransferase, which yields MALAYDDDPKLADYAHPERLVTTGWLAEHLGDDDLVVAESDEDVLLYETGHIPGAVKIDWHLDLNDPVTRDYVDGEGFARLMSAKGVRRDSTVVLYGDKSNWWAAYALWVFSLFGHPDVRLLDGGRAKWQAEGRPMTTDVPSPEPTDYPVVERQDAPIRAYKDDVLASLGGQLVDVRSPAEYTGERTHMPDYPDEGALRGGHIPGARSVPWARAANDDGTFRDRAELEAIYRDEQGLDPAEPVIAYCRIGERSSHTWFVLQHLLGWPDVRNYDGSWTEWGNSVRVPIVRGEEPGEVPGR from the coding sequence ATGGCTCTGGCGTACGACGACGACCCCAAGCTCGCCGACTACGCCCACCCCGAACGGCTGGTCACCACCGGCTGGCTCGCCGAGCACCTGGGCGATGACGACCTCGTCGTGGCCGAGAGCGACGAGGACGTGCTGCTCTACGAGACCGGCCACATCCCCGGCGCCGTCAAGATCGACTGGCACCTGGACCTCAACGACCCCGTCACCCGCGACTACGTCGACGGCGAGGGCTTCGCCCGGCTGATGTCCGCCAAGGGAGTCCGCCGCGACTCCACCGTCGTGCTCTACGGCGACAAGAGCAACTGGTGGGCGGCCTACGCACTGTGGGTGTTCTCGCTGTTCGGTCACCCGGACGTGCGGCTGCTCGACGGCGGGCGTGCCAAGTGGCAGGCCGAGGGCCGACCGATGACCACCGACGTGCCGTCCCCCGAACCCACCGACTACCCCGTCGTCGAACGACAGGACGCCCCGATCCGCGCCTACAAGGACGACGTCCTGGCGTCCCTCGGCGGCCAGCTCGTCGACGTCCGCTCCCCCGCCGAGTACACCGGGGAACGCACTCACATGCCGGACTACCCGGACGAAGGGGCGCTGCGCGGCGGGCACATCCCCGGCGCCCGCTCGGTGCCGTGGGCCCGTGCCGCCAACGACGACGGGACGTTCCGCGACCGCGCCGAGCTCGAGGCCATCTACCGGGACGAGCAGGGCCTGGACCCCGCGGAGCCGGTCATCGCCTACTGCCGCATCGGGGAGCGCTCCAGCCACACCTGGTTCGTCCTGCAGCACCTGCTCGGCTGGCCGGACGTGCGCAACTACGACGGGTCCTGGACCGAGTGGGGCAACTCCGTGCGCGTCCCCATCGTCCGCGGCGAGGAGCCCGGAGAGGTGCCCGGCCGATGA
- the zapE gene encoding cell division protein ZapE → MSAHLRCRVGPVRAVSSSHLRRWLRCPVVSTDGPQRLVDRHPSLGPQRLLAELVPPPRFAGVSFDTYRPAPDQPSQAHAVDRLREFAGRLESAAGSSSRSLLPGWLGGRRRSADPGRAGIYLDGGFGVGKTHLLASLWHAASGEKRFGTFVEYTNLVGALGFRPAVAALSTSRLVCIDEFELDDPGDTVLMARLLRELADAGTALAATSNTLPDALGEGRFAAEDFLREIQSVAGHFDVVRIDGEDYRHRGLPEPPPPSTDDAVVAAARAAGPGAVLDDFEDLLAHLATVHPSRYGAMLDGTTAVFWRGVRPVADQSVALRLVVLADRLYDRDLPLVASGEPLDRLFPEEMLRGGYRKKYRRAVSRLTALAREGHGDTARGEG, encoded by the coding sequence ATGTCGGCTCACCTCCGGTGTCGGGTCGGTCCGGTGCGGGCGGTTTCATCCTCTCACCTGCGGCGGTGGTTACGCTGCCCGGTCGTGAGCACGGACGGTCCGCAGCGCCTCGTCGACCGGCACCCCTCGCTCGGACCGCAGCGCCTGCTCGCCGAGCTCGTGCCGCCGCCGCGGTTCGCCGGGGTGTCCTTCGACACCTACCGGCCGGCGCCGGACCAGCCGTCCCAGGCCCACGCCGTCGACCGGCTGCGCGAGTTCGCCGGCCGGCTCGAGTCCGCGGCGGGGTCGTCGTCCCGTTCGCTGCTGCCCGGCTGGCTCGGCGGCCGGCGGCGGTCCGCGGACCCCGGCCGGGCCGGGATCTACCTCGACGGCGGGTTCGGCGTCGGCAAGACCCACCTGCTGGCGTCGCTGTGGCACGCCGCGTCGGGGGAGAAGCGGTTCGGCACGTTCGTGGAGTACACGAACCTCGTCGGCGCGCTCGGGTTCCGCCCGGCCGTCGCGGCGCTGTCGACGAGCAGGCTCGTGTGCATCGACGAGTTCGAGCTCGACGACCCGGGTGACACCGTGCTGATGGCCCGGCTGCTCCGCGAGCTCGCCGACGCCGGGACGGCGCTCGCGGCGACGTCCAACACGCTCCCCGACGCCCTGGGGGAGGGGCGGTTCGCGGCCGAGGACTTCCTGCGCGAGATCCAGTCCGTCGCAGGGCACTTCGACGTCGTGCGCATCGACGGCGAGGACTACCGGCACCGTGGCCTGCCCGAGCCGCCCCCGCCGTCGACGGACGACGCGGTGGTCGCCGCGGCCCGGGCGGCGGGGCCGGGAGCCGTCCTCGACGACTTCGAGGACCTGCTGGCGCACCTGGCCACGGTGCACCCGAGCCGGTACGGGGCGATGCTCGACGGCACCACCGCGGTGTTCTGGCGTGGCGTGCGTCCGGTGGCCGACCAGAGCGTCGCACTGCGGCTCGTCGTCCTCGCCGACCGGCTCTACGACCGGGACCTCCCGCTCGTCGCCTCCGGTGAACCGCTCGACCGGCTGTTCCCCGAGGAGATGCTGCGCGGCGGCTACCGTAAGAAGTACCGCCGGGCGGTCTCCCGGCTCACCGCGCTGGCTCGCGAGGGGCACGGCGACACGGCCCGCGGCGAGGGCTGA
- the treZ gene encoding malto-oligosyltrehalose trehalohydrolase produces the protein MHRFTVWAPDAARVDVDLSGSLHPMTRQDDGWWAVEVPGAGHGTDYAFRLDGGEPTPDPRSPWQPDGVHAPSRVFDTGRHAWADDGWAGLDVRGRLFYELHVGTFTPEGTLDAAAQRLDHLVDLGVEVVELMPVAAFPGRWGWGYDGVALYAVHEPYGGPAALQRFVDACHRRGLAVCLDVVYNHLGPSGNYLSRFGPYFTDRHHTPWGQAVNLDDAGSEHVRRWIVDNALRWFAEFHVDALRLDAVHALVDDSAEHVLAQLSRETADLADRLGRPLGLVAESDLNDPRMVEPVAEGGLGMTAQWDDDVHHAIHALLSGERQGYYCDFGSTDALAKVLTRAFLHDGTFSTFRGQRWGRPVDPARHRGTAFLAYAANHDQVGNRATGDRPSAYLSPGRLACAAALVLTSPFTPMLFMGEEWGASSPWQFFTDHAEPELAESIRQGRQREFAEHGWDDESIPDPQDHATRDASVLRWDERSDGEHAPLLDWHRSLVALRRGEPDLRDDDLAAVGVRHSDLDRWMVLERGSLRVVLNLADRDQVLPLDAAAVEVVLAWDEAVRLEESGTRVAVPAESVAVLRLA, from the coding sequence ATGCACCGGTTCACCGTCTGGGCCCCTGACGCCGCCCGCGTCGACGTCGACCTGTCCGGTAGCCTGCACCCGATGACCCGTCAGGACGACGGGTGGTGGGCAGTCGAGGTGCCCGGCGCCGGCCACGGCACCGACTACGCCTTCCGGCTGGACGGCGGGGAGCCGACCCCGGACCCACGCAGCCCGTGGCAGCCGGACGGCGTGCACGCCCCGAGCCGGGTGTTCGACACCGGCCGCCACGCGTGGGCGGACGACGGCTGGGCCGGCCTCGACGTCCGGGGGCGGCTGTTCTACGAGCTGCACGTCGGCACCTTCACCCCCGAGGGCACCCTGGACGCCGCGGCGCAACGGCTCGACCACCTCGTCGACCTCGGCGTCGAGGTCGTCGAGCTGATGCCGGTCGCCGCGTTCCCGGGCCGGTGGGGCTGGGGCTACGACGGGGTGGCCCTGTACGCCGTCCACGAGCCGTACGGCGGACCGGCGGCGCTGCAGCGCTTCGTGGACGCCTGCCACCGGCGCGGTCTGGCGGTGTGCCTCGACGTCGTCTACAACCACCTCGGGCCGAGCGGGAACTACCTGTCCCGGTTCGGCCCCTACTTCACCGACCGCCACCACACGCCGTGGGGGCAGGCGGTCAACCTCGACGACGCGGGCAGCGAGCACGTCCGCCGGTGGATCGTGGACAACGCCCTGCGCTGGTTCGCCGAGTTCCACGTCGACGCCCTGCGGCTGGACGCGGTGCACGCGCTCGTCGACGACTCCGCCGAGCACGTGCTGGCCCAGCTGTCGCGGGAGACCGCGGACCTCGCTGACCGGCTGGGCCGGCCGCTGGGCCTGGTCGCCGAGTCCGACCTCAACGACCCGCGGATGGTCGAGCCGGTCGCCGAGGGCGGACTGGGCATGACCGCGCAGTGGGACGACGACGTCCACCACGCCATCCACGCGCTGCTGTCCGGAGAGCGTCAGGGCTACTACTGCGACTTCGGTTCCACCGACGCCCTGGCGAAGGTGCTGACCCGCGCCTTCCTGCACGACGGGACGTTCTCGACGTTCCGCGGCCAGCGGTGGGGGCGGCCAGTCGACCCGGCGCGTCACCGGGGCACGGCGTTCCTCGCCTATGCCGCCAACCACGACCAGGTCGGCAACCGCGCCACCGGTGACCGCCCCTCGGCGTACCTGTCCCCCGGGCGGCTGGCGTGCGCGGCGGCGCTCGTGCTGACGAGCCCGTTCACCCCGATGCTGTTCATGGGTGAGGAGTGGGGCGCCTCGAGCCCGTGGCAGTTCTTCACCGACCACGCCGAGCCCGAGCTCGCGGAGTCGATCCGCCAGGGCAGGCAGCGGGAGTTCGCCGAGCACGGCTGGGACGACGAGAGCATCCCGGACCCGCAGGATCACGCCACCCGTGACGCGTCGGTGCTGCGCTGGGACGAGCGCTCGGACGGCGAGCACGCCCCCCTGCTGGACTGGCACCGGTCCCTCGTGGCGCTACGCCGTGGCGAGCCGGACCTGCGGGACGACGACCTGGCCGCCGTCGGCGTCCGGCACTCCGACCTCGACCGGTGGATGGTGCTCGAACGGGGCTCTCTGCGGGTGGTGCTCAACCTCGCCGACCGCGACCAGGTCCTCCCCCTGGACGCCGCCGCTGTCGAGGTCGTGCTGGCCTGGGACGAGGCTGTCCGGCTGGAGGAGTCCGGAACCCGGGTGGCGGTGCCGGCCGAGTCCGTAGCGGTGCTGCGGCTGGCCTGA
- the treY gene encoding malto-oligosyltrehalose synthase: MTGDPRHRPAPGRPVPTATYRLQIRPEFEFDDAAAVVDHLDALGVSHAYLSPILQPTPGSTHGYDVVDHSRLNEEAGGRAAFDRLVDALHQRSLGAVADVVPNHMAVPTPARLNAALWSVLRDGPESPFAAWFDVDWSVPDSALLMPVLGRRIGQVLGDGELSLDTSGDEPLLRYYDHVFPVRPGTESLPMAELVGRQWYRLAYWRVADEELNYRRFFDVDTLAAVRVEDPEVFDATHEVLLELVADGRLDGLRIDHPDGLYDPRGYLRRLHERTDGSWVVVEKILEGAEELPADWPCAGTTGYDALLRVGGLFVDPQGAYPLTSLLHEVTGVTEDFEDVVEQAKREVVEHGLYAEVVRLADLLTQVCHSDVRLRDHTSRGIRECVVELLVAFDRYRAYVVPGEPAPPASVAVMDAAVERARTHLPEERWDTLELVRDLLLGREAGSAGRTVEAARAEAVVRFQQTCGPVMAKAVEDTAFYRWFRLTGLNEVGGDPLHFGVTADEFHAFCVRTVRDWPTTMTTLSTHDTKRSEDVRARLAVLSEVPHEWAEAVRAWRDAATRHRGPLLDAATEYLLWQTLVGTWDNGPIAADRLVPYLEKAVREAKTHTTWTSPDADYEDAVRGFARGVLADEEICAAVGEFCRTVVDPAARVGVLGQKLVQLTMPGVPDVYQGTEVVDLSLVDPDNRRPVDFGRRRDRLAALDAGARPSGLDDEKLLVTSRALRLRREHPDWFVGPATTYAAVPASTGTAVAFGRGTEDGVHVVTVATRLPVALARLGGWGDHTVVLPEGTWTDVLTGRALVTGGGGVRLAELLTDLPVALLVRR; this comes from the coding sequence GTGACCGGCGACCCCAGGCACCGCCCGGCGCCCGGACGGCCGGTGCCGACCGCCACCTACCGGCTGCAGATCCGCCCGGAGTTCGAGTTCGACGACGCCGCCGCCGTCGTCGACCACCTCGACGCGCTGGGTGTCTCGCACGCCTACCTGTCGCCGATCCTCCAGCCCACCCCCGGCTCCACCCACGGCTACGACGTCGTCGACCACTCCCGGCTCAACGAGGAGGCCGGCGGGCGGGCGGCGTTCGACCGACTGGTCGACGCCCTGCACCAGCGGTCCCTCGGGGCGGTCGCCGACGTCGTCCCCAACCACATGGCCGTCCCGACCCCGGCACGGCTCAACGCAGCGCTGTGGTCGGTGCTGCGCGACGGGCCGGAGTCGCCGTTCGCCGCCTGGTTCGACGTCGACTGGTCCGTGCCCGACAGCGCGCTGCTCATGCCGGTGCTCGGACGCCGGATCGGCCAGGTGCTCGGGGACGGCGAGCTGAGCCTGGACACGTCCGGGGACGAGCCGCTGCTGCGCTACTACGACCACGTGTTCCCGGTCCGACCGGGCACCGAGTCGCTGCCGATGGCCGAGCTCGTCGGCCGCCAGTGGTACCGGCTGGCGTACTGGCGCGTTGCCGACGAGGAGCTCAACTACCGGCGGTTCTTCGACGTCGACACCCTCGCCGCCGTCCGGGTCGAGGACCCCGAGGTGTTCGACGCCACTCACGAGGTGCTCCTCGAGCTCGTGGCCGACGGTCGGCTGGACGGGCTGCGCATCGACCACCCGGACGGGCTGTACGACCCGCGCGGCTACCTGCGCCGCCTGCACGAGCGCACCGACGGCTCCTGGGTGGTCGTGGAGAAGATCCTCGAGGGCGCCGAGGAGCTGCCCGCGGACTGGCCGTGCGCCGGGACCACCGGCTACGACGCGCTGCTGCGCGTCGGCGGCCTGTTCGTCGACCCGCAGGGCGCCTACCCGCTGACGTCCCTGCTGCACGAGGTGACCGGGGTCACCGAGGACTTCGAGGACGTCGTCGAGCAGGCCAAGCGGGAGGTGGTCGAGCACGGGCTGTACGCCGAGGTGGTCCGGCTCGCGGACCTGCTCACCCAGGTCTGCCACAGCGACGTGCGGCTGCGGGACCACACCTCCCGCGGCATCCGCGAGTGCGTCGTCGAGCTCCTCGTCGCCTTCGACCGGTACCGCGCCTACGTCGTCCCCGGTGAGCCGGCGCCGCCGGCCTCGGTCGCGGTGATGGACGCCGCCGTCGAACGTGCTCGTACCCACCTGCCCGAGGAGCGCTGGGACACCCTCGAGCTCGTGCGTGACCTGCTCCTGGGCCGGGAGGCCGGCAGCGCCGGTCGCACCGTGGAGGCCGCCCGGGCCGAGGCCGTCGTCCGCTTCCAGCAGACCTGCGGCCCAGTGATGGCCAAGGCCGTCGAGGACACGGCGTTCTACCGGTGGTTCCGGCTCACTGGCCTGAACGAGGTGGGCGGCGACCCGCTGCACTTCGGGGTCACCGCTGACGAGTTCCACGCGTTCTGCGTTCGGACGGTGCGGGACTGGCCGACGACGATGACGACGCTGTCGACGCACGACACCAAGCGCTCCGAAGACGTCCGGGCCCGGCTCGCAGTGCTCTCCGAGGTGCCGCACGAGTGGGCCGAGGCCGTGCGGGCGTGGCGGGACGCCGCGACCCGGCACCGCGGTCCGCTGCTCGACGCGGCCACCGAGTACCTGCTCTGGCAGACGCTCGTGGGCACCTGGGACAACGGCCCGATCGCCGCCGACCGGCTGGTGCCCTACCTGGAGAAGGCCGTCCGCGAGGCGAAGACGCACACGACGTGGACGTCGCCGGACGCCGACTACGAGGACGCGGTCCGCGGCTTCGCTCGCGGCGTCCTGGCCGACGAGGAGATCTGCGCCGCCGTCGGCGAGTTCTGCCGGACCGTCGTCGACCCTGCCGCCCGGGTCGGCGTCCTGGGCCAGAAGCTCGTCCAGCTCACGATGCCAGGCGTCCCGGACGTCTACCAGGGCACCGAGGTCGTGGACCTGTCCCTCGTCGACCCGGACAACCGCCGTCCGGTCGACTTCGGCCGGCGCCGGGACCGGCTGGCGGCCCTGGACGCCGGCGCCCGCCCGTCCGGTCTGGACGACGAGAAGCTGCTCGTCACCTCCCGGGCGCTGCGGCTGCGGCGCGAGCACCCGGACTGGTTCGTCGGACCGGCCACGACCTACGCGGCCGTGCCAGCCTCGACCGGGACCGCGGTGGCCTTCGGCCGCGGCACCGAGGACGGCGTCCACGTGGTGACCGTGGCGACCCGGTTGCCGGTCGCACTCGCCCGTCTCGGCGGCTGGGGGGACCATACCGTCGTCCTGCCCGAGGGAACGTGGACCGACGTGCTGACCGGTCGCGCACTCGTCACCGGCGGCGGCGGGGTCCGCCTCGCTGAGCTGTTGACCGACCTGCCGGTGGCGCTGCTCGTCCGCCGCTGA